CACGCACACGTTCATGCATGCTATTCTCCATTTTCTGGTATTATGATCTGGAATGTATAAGGACATAACATGGCTGCTACAGGTGATCAGGGTTAAATGGTCACTGCATGCAAGGGAAGAGATCATACTTGAGCTTCTCCGACATTTAAGGGGAAGTGCCACAAGAATCAttttagagagagagaggaagtctgCAAGGGAGATGTTGGAGGAGCAGGAAGCTGTCCGTGGCCGCTTGTTCACTATCCAGGATGTTATGCAGAGCACTGTTCGTGCATGGTTACAGGTACGCAAGTTCTGCGGCATGGCATTTTCAACAAAGTAGAGTTTAGCTATTCCTGTGCTCTTTCAGGTAGTTTTCATTAGCTTAGGCATTCCTTTGTTCTTGAGGTAGTTTTAAATTGAAACTGATACAGTGCCAAAAATTAACGTTCTACAGGACAGAAGCCTTCGTATCACCCACAACCTGGCTATTTTCGGCGGTGGTGGCATAGTTCTATCCATAATCACCGGTCTCTTTGGAATCAACGTGGATGGCATACCGGGAGCTCAGAATACTCCGTACGCTTTTGGGCTGTTTGCGGGGCTTCTCTTCTTCCTCGGGATCATCCTTGTTGGCGTTGGGTTGATGTACCTTGGGCTGACAAATCCAGTGACCAGTGAGAAGGtgaaggtgaggaagctggagctcCAGCAGCTGGTATCGATGTTCCAGCATGAGGCGGAGCAGCATGGGAAGGTGAGGGAAGGCCTGAGCCGGCACGGCTTGTCGCCGAGTTCAGCTGCGGCTTCGGGCGATGAAGGCTACATCCTGATTTCCTGATCCTGCTAATGCCTCAAAACTCTGAAATAGTGTAAGCTTAGGCCACGCTGGGGAACCTGGTGTTTTGTCTTTGAGTAAAATCCCGGCTATCCCCATCCCCATGGGAAGTAAACTGATTCCTGTCCGATTGGTTCATGTGTCCTCAACAGGCGTATAGAAAATGATACACCTAACAGAGTATCTTGTGTGATGATTGTCACTGAGGAGTTGGTATAGAAATATATAGAGAGATGATCAATGCGATCTGAGTAACAGATTGGTTctttatttgtgtgtgtgtgtgtgtgtgtgtgtgtgtgtgtgtgtgtgtgtgtgtgtgtgtgactggTGTTGCTAATGCCTAATGGTAATTCATTGTTGATGAGACTGATAGTGATAGGCCGGAACCTCCAGTCTGGTAATAATAGCCTGGGACGGTTGGTTGCCTCCGGTCTGAATTAAGTTTGTTATATATCCAGCGAGCCACCAGTTGGAGCGACCATTGTCAAGGCTCCAACGGCAGGTTGGAGCTTGCACGCCCTGTCGGGGACAGAGCAGCTAAGGATGGTGGCTGCCGGCTAAGCCAGCCCTACCTTTCTGTTTGTTTCAACCTCCTGTTTGAAAAAAAAAACTTTCTGTTTGTTTGTACCATAAAGTACTAGCAACTACTTTCCCTAAAAAAAAGTACGGGCATCTTCATTCCTAAGTACACTCTCCgcagcactaacttgatgctatATACATCTATTCGAGGAACCAGCTTTTTTGGACGGAGGGGGtataaatctttttagagatttcaatacgaactacatacggatgtatatatacatattttagagtgtagatttactcattttgctcagTATGTAGTTTtatatttgaaatctctaaaaatacctaTATTTAGGAACAGTGGGAGTACTTATCGACATAAGATTTGTGCACCTAAAAAGAGGTAGGAGCCTTGCTGAATGGTGCGTAGATTTGTGAATTCCAAGGAGTGCAAGTTGGACAAGTGCAGCAACAACTGCACCAATGATCAACGAATGGTCCATTAGAAAAAGGAGGGGGAAGCTGGCCAAGCTTGCAAAACAAGCAGACGCTGATCATTGGCACCCTGCAATCATGTGCACAAGCCAAAAATTATAGCCACCGAACGCAATGACCAAACAGATGTCTTTCAGTTTTCGCAATCAAAGGTGGAAGTTCCAACATGTGAAAAACGCAAATGATTGGCCACGGCCACTGACACCAGCTCATTCCCCACAACAGAGTAAGTGTACTGCAGGTGTTCCTGGGTTCTCCCATGGAAGATACACCCTGCACGCGCAATCGCATAGACACCTTTGGCCGCAAGTAAATAAGGCTTCTCACAAGGTACACCAACAGATTTATGCTTTCATTTCATGGTAGAACTGAAGACCCATACAAGGATTCTATACATCGGCAAACGCAATCCGGTATCTATATATATAGTCATGCATTTCAATCAAATCAGTTCCTCCTGGTAGCTCACTGAGACACTGACAATAACTCAAGACGAAGAGAGTGCTTGCTTCTATGCTCCCCTAGAAGAAGACTAGACAAAACACTAAAGCAAACGAGTTATAGGACTCATCCACAGAAAACAAACAGTAAGGCAACTCTTTCAGGGGAGCATAGAAGCAATCCTCGGAAaccacaaaaaggaaaaaaaacacggAAACAAGCAGCTTGCACCTAACTGAATTCAACAACCTCGGTATCTGCaagcaaattgcaaacctgtttcaCTCACTCTACTCAAGTATTGAACATGTTTGATCAAATCAGCTGTCACTATCAAATAACTTAAGGTTTCCTATTTCTTTTGGGTTTGTTCACAACTGGAGCTTCAGACATCAGCACTGTTTGATAGCTCCTCTACTGACTGCTGCGACTCTAGATCGATGCTTCCCATCTGGCTGTGCTTCTTCTCATCCTGTTATTATTTTTTGACAAAAGAGGCATACAGTTAGTTATGTGGCAAGAGTAAAAGCTCTGAAATTCGGTGGTAAAGACAGAGAGAACACGGATAAGAAACCGACATACTTCTTGGTATGCTTTCTGGACCGCTTCAAGCATTTGGACAACATGGCTCATCTTCGGCCTCTTGTCGGCGTCAGGATCAACACACTTGAGGCCAACCAAAATTGCCCGCTTAAGGGCACGCTTAGGTGGTTTAACCTCAAGGCCTGGGTCCACAACCTCCTCTGCCCTCTTTGTGCTAACCATCATTTTAAGCCACTCCACAAGGTTTGACTGAAGCAACAGAAAAAATGAGGTGTAAGGGCCTCTAAGAGAAAGGGCAATTAGATCAAATTGCTTGAAATGGGATAAGCTTTGCCTCTACCTCATCTGCAGGCTTACTGTAGTCAACTGGATCCCTAGCTGTAATGCATTCCAACAACACAACTCCAAAACTGTAAATATCACTCTTTTCATTCAGCATCCCACTATTCGCGTACTCAGGCGCGACATACCTATCATCAGCTCAAGAGGAAGATTAGGAGATGTGTTTCCAAAAGCACAGAAAAAATTAGCGGGGAAGGAGTAGAAAGAGAGCTATACCCATATGTTCCCATCACTCTTGTATTGATATGGCTTGCGTCGGAATCCAGAAGTTTCGCTAACCCAAAATCAGAAACCTTGCTGTTGAATTCGGTATCAATTAAGATATTACTTGACTTGATATCTCGGTGGACGACTTTGGGGTCTATTGCTTCGTGAAGGTATGCAAGCCTGAAAATCATGAACGAAAGTGCATTAGCATGTAGTACTAGTCAACAGTCTCATGTGAAATTTATCTGTTCATTTAACATGATATCAGGAGATGGTCGTAAAAGAGGTCCACATGCCAAACTTACGCTTTTGCTGTCCCAAGCAGAATCTTCGTACGGCTTTCCCAACTAAGGATACCATGTTGACCCATGGCCCCATGGAGCCATTGTTCTAGGTTGCCATTGTTTACATACTCATACACAAGCATCCTGCATGTGAGAAGAACTATGCTTTAGTTCGGAGTCGTTTATCTGGTAAGGAATAATAATCTTGAAACCAGATGACAGGAAAAACACAAACTAGCTAGGATTATCGCAAAACGAAGGAACACAAACAATGTCCTTCTCATGGTATTAATTATCCATTTTTAATCACGATTCTTCAGAACAAGAAGTCTAGCGGAgatatgatgatgaacttgcacaaGGTGGATGCATTATGCACACAAGCTAATTCTAGTAGCTTCTAGAATATTTCAAAATGAAAGCAAAATAAAGGGAAGAAATGTGTCACCTGTGTATCCCTTCAACGCAGTAGCCCAAAAGCCGCACCAGATTCTTATGCCGAACATGACCTATGGCTTCAACTTCAACTCTAAATTCCTTCTCTGCTTGCCCTCTGGAAACCCAACTAATAAATCTTAGTTCCAAGTTAATATCACAGTAAATTCAACAAGATAACATACACTTACACATTGTTTAGGATCTTCTTCACAGCCACCTCAGTCCCATTCATAAGCCGGCCTTTGTAGACAACTCCATAGCCGCCCTCCCCAAGGATATTACTCTTGGCAAACCGATTTGTCGCAAACTCCAGGTCCCTCAAGGTAAACCAGTGGCCCCAGCCCAAATGTGATAGCTCTGGCAGGCCAACCAGCGGCGAGGTTGATGTGAATCCATATGGTGAACTGCCTGCCCTCTTTGGACCTGAGCTGTTGTAATCCTCAGAGTATGAGCTTCCAGCCTTTTCTATGTTGTACACTGAGCTGCATTGGCTGAACGCGTCGACGTCGACAGATCTAGTCTCTGCCAAAGGTGGCACACTCTTCATCTGTGTGTATTTGTCATGAACTGGCATGAAGGCCACTTCGCTGCTGTCATTCGCACTCTGTGAGTCAACTCCTTTGTCAATGTTGATTTCCTTGGACACAATAGGGATTTCTGTTTGCGATGTAGTGTCGATTCCGTTCACCGCCTTGTTCTTCCTTCGGATGGAAAGCCACAGTACTATGATGAACAGGATTGCCATCAGGATTCCAATGCCAATGGCAATCAGAACCCATACTCTCAGGCTGAACACAGGTGTTGTCCGCGACAATGCCGCGGTGATGGAATTGTCGGATGACGACATGTTCTCTTCGGTTGGTCTGACGAACAAACGTATGGGATGTTTGCGAAATTCAGAGTCCTGTGCCGTTTGCCAGAGGAGTTTATTTTACAAACTTATCCTGACTGATTTATCTGTACCAAGAAAAAGGTGCATTAGCCAGCAGGGGAATCCAAGGTAGCACATGCACAAAACTACAAAAGTAAAGGGGTAAATTTGTCTCTGCAAGAAAAAAGGCGCCGCACATGATAGCACAATTCTTCCATCCTGGAGAAAGAAATTATCACTTGCATATTGATGGAGAAAAAGTTTGGAGCAAGCAAACCAATCAAACAGCAAGAGAACTCGTGATGAACTCTGGGTGGAGTCTGAACCGTGAATCCAACAACCGCGCATAAAAAGGTAAAAAAAACATCAAACGAAACACGCAGGGCGCTTGAAACAATCTAGACAACAATGTACTAGAATGGATTTCAGTTCCGGTCCAACACAACATGAATCGCAAGAACCAACACGATTCAGATGAACAAGTCAAATctttagagagagatagagagagagatagagagagagaaagagagagagagagagagggagagggagatgcggATGGGTTCGAGGAAGATCAACGGGTCGGGGAGAAGGAAGAATCAAGAAAGTACCTTGACAGGACGCCCAATCCAGCCCCATTGGACAGGGATTCCGTCAGCAGGTCCAGCTCCGCCCCCTCGGAAGTCAGAACTGGAGAAGCCCGGTGCTTGGTGGGCGCTGCTCCCGCTTGTGTGGAGTGGCGGAGAAATGCGGAGACGGGGGAAGGGCAAGTGACCTTTGCTTctcggcgagagagagggagccggAAAGACGAACACAGCACACACATGCAcacatgaagagagagagagagagagagagagagtaaaggGGAAGcaaaggggaggggaggaggagaagaggtTGCAGTGTTTGGAGTTAAAGGCGAGGAAAAAAGATGGAACCCATTAAAATGGAGGGGGTAGGAAAATAAGAATGGGGGAAGGAGGGAATTAATGGTGGGTTTGGTTGAGGACTGCATGTGGCCATTGAGGCGAGAAGAGAAGATTACACAAGGCAAGTCAAACGTCCAGGGGCTCCCTCCGCTGGCTCCACTCATGGAAACGCCAATCCTATTGGGCAAATCAAAATCACATTTTGTTGAGATTAATTGACTACTTCCCTAGACCCTGTTTAGGATGCCATTTTTTTAAAACTCCACTGGAATTACGGCCTGTATTATTTCAAACTACCGAGGGTTGCACCAATCCTAAAGCGGCGTGGTTTAGAGGAGAATATTGTTGCGGGCGGCGCCTTTGCCCGGTTTATAGTTCTTAGTGCGTCACTTGGTCAAAAAAGATTTTTGTTTGAACCTCATCGGTTGCTTTGAGATATTGTGATAAAGGTCCATGACATATGGTGATACTTGGGTCTGTGGTCGATGAAACACCTGGATTTCTCTGGTTTCGTGTATATCGCTACCATGACGTATGGTTTTAATTGTCCTTCTATTAGATGAGTCAATGTGATTTGACCATCTATCGTTTATGGACGTAGAAAACACCCATCAAGTTGACGGATAATGTTGGATAGTGACGCATTCATCATCGGTCATATGTGTTATTGTGGCATACGAGTTTATCTAATTCTTTCGATCGGTTAGACAAATATATTGGAACACTACAAAGCATCAATGTAAAAGATCGATTTCATCGGTTCGCTTTTTATTGTGTAGATAGATACATTGAGAGGACGAATTTTTATGAGCGGCACCTTTGCCTAGTGTGCATCACTTAATGAGAAAATATGCTACCATGAGCTGTTGTGACGTAGGTGCATGGCAACATATTGGTAAAATCACACTTTAGGGATTAATTGACTACTTTCTTAGACCCTGGCTAGGATACTAATTTTAAAACTCCACTTTAATTATGCCTTGTATTGTGTCAAAGTACCGAGAATTGTACGAATCCTAAAGCAGCATGGTTTAGGGTGTCGGGGATATATACCCCgtagtatgacccggctagagcttggagactcattggtgacccgcccggagcttggcgactcacggATGACCCGCCTgagcctggcgactcacggatGACCCGCCCGAGCTTTATGCATCATTAGTGACCCGGCGAGCGGGTCAGACAGACGACAAAGACCTAATAGCCCATAAGGCGGCTCATGGGAAGGTCGACTCACATTATGGTGGGCCGACTTGAGAAGGAAGGCAAAAGGAATAATTCCCTTACAAGGGAAGCAAGATTAGGATTATACTTGTAATAAAATAGTCCTAATCCaattaggactccacatgtaatccgcccctccaacttatataaggaggggcagggcatccCAAGAAGGACAAGTGAAGATAGACAAGTCAACAGCTCCTAAGAAAGAGGTAGCaaaagagcacccttgtaatcgtgagtatcaccatgatcaatatcaataaagcaggatgtaggcttttaccttcaccgtgagGGGCTAAACcagggtaaaacctcgcgtctctcgattccgaccaacccctctcaagctactacctaGTTGCGTTAGCCTCATGACTAAGtcgtcacactaggacatctaccgtgacaaatccatgacaagGGGAGAAATTGTTATGGGCGGCGCCTTTGCTTGGTTTATAGTTCTTAGTGCGTCACTTGGTCAAAAGGTTTTTTGTTTGAACCTGATCAGTTGCCATAAGATATTGTGGCAAAGGTCCATGACGAATGGTGATACTTGGATCTATGGTCGATGAAACACTTGGATTTCTCTGGTTTTCGTGTATATCGCTACCATGACGTATAGTTTTAATTGTCCTTCTATTAGACGAGTCAATAGAATTTGACCATCTATCGTTTATGGACATAGGGAACACCCATCAAGTTAACAAACAATGTTGGATATTAAAATATCTGCATCCATCAACGGTCATATGTGTTATTGTGGCATACGAATTTATGTAGTTCTTTTAATTGGTCTGACATATACATTTGAACACTACAAAGCATCAATGTAACAGATAGATTTCATCGAATCGTTTTTTATTGTATAGATAGATACATTGAGAGGAGGGATTTTTGTGAGCGGCATCTTTGCGTAGTAATATGCTGCCATGAGTTCTTGTGACGTAGGTGCATAGCAACGTATCGGCAAAATCACACTTTGGGGATTAATTAACTACTTTCTTAGACCTTGGTTAGGATACTAATTTTGAAACTCCACTTTAATTATGGCTTGTATTGTGTCAAACTACCGAGAGTTGCATGAATCCTAAAGCAGCATGGTATAGGGGAGAAATTGTTAAGGGTGGCGCCTTTGCTTGGTTTATAGTTCTTAGTGTGTCACTCGGTCAAAAAGATTTTTGTTTGAACCTGATCGGTTGCCATGGATATTGTGGTAAAGGTCCATGACGTATGGCGATACTTGGATTTGTGGTCGATGAAACACTTCGATTTCTCCGGTTTTCATGTATATTGCTACCATGACGTTTGGTTTTAATTGTTCTTCTATTAGATGAATCAATAGGATTTGACTATCTATCGTTTATGGACGTAGGGAacacccatcaagttgacatataaTGTTGGATATTAAAACATCTGCATTCATCAATGGTAATATGTGTTATTGTGGCATACAAGTTTATCTAGTTCTTTCGATCGGTTAGACATCTACATTTGAACACTACAAGGCATCAACATAACACATAGATTTCATCTGATCATCTTTTATTGTATAGATAGATACATCCTTGGTGTGCATCACTTAATTAgaaaagtgttggggaacatagtagaaaacaaaaatttcGTCCTACGATCACGATCCCGGGAACACTACGAAGATGCATTAAGAGGTTTAGATCAGATCGTTACCAACAACGAGTTGCAGCGAAAGTAGGTGTAGATCGTTGATGAAGTCCCTCAAACTGTTCACAAAAGATCCTTCAAACCGAAGACCGAAAACACGGCCTCTCCATGGATTGCACGCGTACGAGGTTCACGATCCAGCGGCGATTCGCCGCCGTGagctagaggagggagaagagaaacTCAGGGGGCTTCTCTATTATGAGGATTAGAGAAACTAGAACTAGATATAATCAAGATCAACTAGACAAAACTAGGTGAGAAACTTGTGTCTCAAAGGGGTCAaaaacctctagtatatataggtgtaGGGGAGAGGGGAGGGGTGGCCGACTTGGGGAAGAGTTCTCCTTCCCTTGCATCGGCCCTAGGTCCAGCTCCACCTCCCAATTCGGCCTTAGGGCCCATTAACTCTCTCCTAATAGGCCTTTATGTATTTTCTTTAGCTCGTTGACTTTAAACAAATCCCCGGGACCTCACAATAATATTGTAGCCCTTTATAATTTATATTTAAGTCCATGGAAACaatttccacctatatattaattCCTGGTATTACCTGGTACTATCCGAAACACTTCCAGTAATCCCGAAGcgcttctggtttctctcaaaactATTTATTTTATTCCCAAAACTATTAGGGTAATATTTTCTCATATTCCTAACTCCTATAGAACTCAAAAGATCGTAatcccttaagcgcgtgaccctGCAGGTTCGGTAAGATATAGAAATGAACGAAAACACCTTTCGTTCAATGATCAATAACGAAACCGTGGACATCCATAGTGATACCTATACTTACACGAACGATATCGATTGAACCATTGGTTATCATATGTCATTCCCTTTACTTTATCACCTGTGTCTTCTATTAGATATCGATTGACCAGCTTAGCGATACCTGCAACAATTTCTCCCCTAAACCAAGCAAAGGCGCCACGAACTATAAACCAAGCAAAGGCGCCACCTGCAACAATTTCTCCCCTTAACCCAAGGTGTATCACTAAGTTGGTTATCGATTGACCAACTAAATCACAAAACCCGAGGTGAGATATATTGGTATCCCCGCGAGTCATTCACATGCTCACTATACCTAtctcctcgttaccggttttgttcttattTCTGGTTGCCATGTTCTGGCATCCCTGTGacatagtcacctgtgtctggccagacgatgatggatgtcatcacactgagagggccctaagaatatctctccatggtCAGAGGAGTAAAAGCCAGTCTCGAGCTATCTAGTATCTCGTCATACGTTTTGGATGAACCCGTAAGTTGCCAATATGATCACCCTGTTAAGGATGACTTTGGAACAACCCCAAGGAGCAATGTCCAGTATGGAGTGACTTGCTACTCTCATGGTCTAATGAATCATACATACATTAACTCTCGTGTTATGAACTAGAGACTCTGACCGATATAATTTCTTAAGTATAACAAACAACTCGCGTCAATTCAACACGAGAGTTCTACCAACATCGTGCTCTCAAATATTATTAGCATATGCCTTTGATCAGGAAAACAGAATCACCATTGTAACACTTGACTAGTCATAGAGTCAATACTAGGAATCAGGTTTACCATTTATGCTTCTACACGTGCTTATTTGTTTTCCTCTGAATCACATATTCAAGAACCATAACAGTTATAGCATAGAGTATAAACATTAACTACAAACTTGGAAAtaaataatacaaatattattgtctctagggcatattttcaacaaaaAGATGTTGCCACGAGTTGTTGTGACGTAGGTCTATAATGCTAAtgccccacaagtataggggatcaatcgtagtcctttcgataagtaagagtgtcgaacccaacaggtgcagaaggaaatgacaactgattttcaacaaggtattttctACACGCACCAAAAGTAacagtaacaaatagttttgtagtAGGATAATTCGTAGCAAGTAACTAGTAACAATggtaataaggtgcagcaaggtggcccaagcattctcttataataagaaaagcgttcccgaggacacatgggaattgtcgtcTAGTCACTTTCAACATGTTTagttgattcacgttcgttactttgataatttgatatgtgggtggaccggtgctttggtgatgttcttacttgaacaagcaacccacttatgattaccccctcgcaagaatccgcaactacgaaagaaaaaattaagataaatctaaccatagcatggaacatatggatccaaattagccccttacgtaataacacataaactatggtttaagcttctgtcactctagcaacccatcatctatttattactccacaatgccttcccttagagccaagcatggtgaagtgtcatgtagtcgatgttcacatgacaccactaaaggaagcaacatcataaatatcatcaaaatatcgaatgaataccaacatcacatgattacttataacaagacttctccatgtcctcaagaacaaaagtaactactcataattcatattcatgttcaagatcagaggtttATTGAATGTGCttgaggatctgaacatataatcttctaccaaataaactaactagcatcaactacaagatgtaatcaacactaatagcaacccataggtatcaatctgaggttttgggacaaagattgaatacaagagatgaactaggatttgagatgagatggtgctggtgcagATGtttatgaagattggtcctcccatgatgagaggatcgttggtgatgccgATGGCTTTGATTTCTCCCTCCCAGAGGAAGTGTCCCTGGTGGAATCGCTcccccggagagcaaaagtgctcctgcccaggttccgcctcgagatggcggcgattCATCCCAAAAGTCTTCTCCttatttttctagggaaaatggcttcatatagcagaagatgggcactgaaggcctgccagggggcccacaagctcatcGGGTGCGCCCCCTGAGCTTGTCCCTCCTTGGTGGCCCCCCTCCTAGTATTTCTTCCaccaatttttttatatattctaaaataattctctgtaaattttcaggtcatttggagttgtgcagaacaactatctctgttgtagccttttccggtccagaattccagc
The Triticum dicoccoides isolate Atlit2015 ecotype Zavitan chromosome 3A, WEW_v2.0, whole genome shotgun sequence genome window above contains:
- the LOC119268578 gene encoding probable receptor-like protein kinase At2g42960, coding for MSSSDNSITAALSRTTPVFSLRVWVLIAIGIGILMAILFIIVLWLSIRRKNKAVNGIDTTSQTEIPIVSKEINIDKGVDSQSANDSSEVAFMPVHDKYTQMKSVPPLAETRSVDVDAFSQCSSVYNIEKAGSSYSEDYNSSGPKRAGSSPYGFTSTSPLVGLPELSHLGWGHWFTLRDLEFATNRFAKSNILGEGGYGVVYKGRLMNGTEVAVKKILNNVGQAEKEFRVEVEAIGHVRHKNLVRLLGYCVEGIHRMLVYEYVNNGNLEQWLHGAMGQHGILSWESRTKILLGTAKALAYLHEAIDPKVVHRDIKSSNILIDTEFNSKVSDFGLAKLLDSDASHINTRVMGTYGYVAPEYANSGMLNEKSDIYSFGVVLLECITARDPVDYSKPADESNLVEWLKMMVSTKRAEEVVDPGLEVKPPKRALKRAILVGLKCVDPDADKRPKMSHVVQMLEAVQKAYQEDEKKHSQMGSIDLESQQSVEELSNSADV